TTCCTCAGCAGCACTCCGCAGGTCCCTGCAGTGGGTGAGAGgtagcagctgtgctgagcagtgggaCAAAGCCCTAAAACCACTGCTACCTCTTTCTGAGGAAGGGCATCATCAGGAAGCACTGTTCCACCCCTCCGGAGGGCTGTCTTGCACCCGAATGCAGGGAGAAGACAGCAATCCCCTCTGTGACACACCAGCAGCCCGGATGTACTGCGCTCCCTTCCCGGGGTGGCTCTCCAAGTTGCAGATCAGCGTGCCCACGGGCAGGGCCCCCAGTGGGTAGGCGTCCCCTTCGTTGGCCAACACTGCAAGGCAAAGCCATGAGCCAGAGCGAGGCAACCAACAAGCTGCAGGCCgggctggcacagggctggggacgCACCTGCCATCCTTCCGATGTGGGATGAGTTCTTGATCAGATCCCCAGGCTGCATGTTCTCTGTGGCGATGATCCAGCGCTTCTGACTGCCACCAGCTACCAGGGCAATGTCAGCTGACCTGCGCGTGGAATCATACCctcattaaagttggaaaaaaacactaaggTCACAAAGTCCATCTGTCAACCCGtaaccacagaatcattcattctggaaaagaccactaagatcaccaagtaagtccaaccccagcccacaccactgaccatgtccctcagtgccacatctccacggctctgaacacctccagggatggtgaccccaccactccctgggcagcctgtgccagtgccttactgctctttcagagaaggaattgttcctaacacccaacctgagcctcccctggcacaacgtgaggccatcccctctcatcctatcgctgttccctgggagcagaggccgaccccacctcacacagcctcctttcaggtcattgcagagagcgatgaggtctcccctgagcctcctcttctccagaccgaACACCCCCggttccctcagccgctccctATGGGTCATGGTGCATGCCGGCCCAGCACTCGCCTGCAAGGGTCGTATCGGACGGCGATGACCTTCTCGGTGCCGTCGTTGTAGCGCAGCCGCTGGAAGTCGATCATGCGGTACCGCCGCTTGTGTCCCCCGCCGATGCCTCGCACTCGGATGCGCCCTGCGGGCCGGGAGAGCGGCTCCAGCCGTGCCCCCTCGGCCGtcccgcccgcccgcccccggGTCTCGTCCGCCCACCTGTGTGATCGCGGCCGCCCGTCTTCTTCATGCCTACGGGCCGCACCGTGTACTTGACGCGGCACTTCCACATGGGGTCCGTGGTGCAGCGCGGCGTGGAGCCGCACAGCCCGCGGCAGACGGCCGCCAGGACCCCGCCGGGAGGAAAGGGCGGCGGCGGTGACACCAGGGTCCGGGCGGCGGCCGCGCGAGGAGCCGAGACCGCGAGCGCCCCGAAGGCCCGGCacagcgccgccgccgccatcttgcgCGCCCCGCACTGCGCATGCGGCGGGGGGCGCGGCCGAGGCGCCCGGCGGCGGCCATGTTGTGCTTaaaggggctgtgctgcccggGGGGGAGGAGAGCGGCGGGGCGGCTCTGCGCTCGGGCTCCGCCCCCGCTCCGCACCCGCAGCGCAGCACCGGCCCGCGCCGCCCTGCGCCGAGCAGGTAGGTCGCGGGGCAGCACTGCGGGCTGGGGAGCGGTGCCGGGCTCGGTGCCTTGCCGCTGTTCGTGGGGGCGAAGTTGAGGCCCGGCCCGGGGCGGGCTCGATGCGAGGCTCTCCGGCCGGGGGCTGgcggctgggctgggctgggagccccGGGGCGAGCCGAGGGCGGCGGTGCGGGAGCTGCGGGCCGGGCCCAGGGTAGTGGGTGGGTGTGACGGAGGTGAGGCCGGCCGCGGGCGTGTGGACTTTATCGCTGAGCTGTGCCCTCGCCCCGGCCGGTCCCGCGGGAGGCCTGTAGCCGGGCCCGCCGCTCTATAATTAGGCCGTGCCCTCATCGCCGGGAATGGCTTTTAGCGGAGGTTAAATAATACGTGTCTGTGGCCCTGCTGTGTTGTTTGTGCAACTGTGCGTGCTGCGTGGCTTGCCCTCTGGAGCCGGGGAAAGGAGAAGGACGGGCTGCCTTTGCAATGAGGGAGGTGAGAGGCCGGCTGTTAGCGTGGCTCTGGCAGCCTGTGAGATGTGATCCTGCTGGAGCTCGGGCAGCGGGCCCCAGTGGCTCCAGGAACGTGTGGAGGCTGTGCGCTCCCACGGCAAAAGCCCACGGCTGTGCTGCGTGCTGTGGCATTTGTCATCTCTGTGTCAAGCATCTGGAGAATGAACGCTTCCCGGCAGCGCCTGGCCCCGCACTGCGCAGTGCTGACACAGGCGGGCTCCTGGTGATCTTGTCCTGCGTCCACCCTCTTCTGCGGGCACAGAAATAGCACAGTCAGGGAGTTCCCTGCAGCTTCACCAACCTGACTTTAGAGGCTGGGATGGGAGTAGTAGCAGTGAGACAGGTGAGAGCAATGCCAGGCAGGGATGCAGAAGCTCCAGCTGCAAGTGTAGCTAGGAGTACTGGGGGGGGAGGAGGTGCAAAATTTAGTCTCTTGTACCCTGGTCAGCACTCAGGAGCAGTTGGGTGGCTCAGCTCCCATGGATCCCTAGAGATGGGAGCCCGGGGCTTGGTGTCTGTGATGCTTTCTGAGCTCCCAGCAGAGTGCCCAACATAATGCCTCTGGAGCCTGTctgcatctcctcccctccccctgccGCAGTGTGGTTGGCTGCTGAGCGCCTGGTGCCTGCGTTTCTGCTAGAACGGAGGGCAGCGCGGCACTCATCGTTGGAGCTGCGCATCGCTGCTTCCTGTGCTTCTCCACAGCTCTGGGGCATCCGGGAGTGCCAGCACTGGACAAGCCGCTGCAGGCATCCAGGTACTGCTCCTGTGCGGTACGGGGCGGGTGGAAGATTCCCATCTGGTGACTGAGAAGGGCAGGGTGCCCAGCCGTCCTGTAACAAAGGACCGCTTTGAGCTGCGATTTCGGAGAGAGCTGACGGAAACTTTTCTCCTGGGAAGCTTGCAGTTAGGCAGGTAGGCGCAGAATTGCTCTGTGGTAGTACTGGAGAGAGATGAAGGGATTTCCCTGGTTTGCTTGTCCCAAGGATATGCAGCGGGCGTGCCTCCTGCTACCAGACAAAGCCGGAGAAATGATGACGGAGGCAGCTCCCTAGCATACAGCAACGGCTCGCAAACTTTCAGAGCCTTGTTTCCGCCCAAACCTTCCCCCTGCGAATGAAGGGCATACAAAGCCATCCCCAAATAGAACTGCACCCTGGGCAGAGGGGGGGCAGTTCCTGGTAAAcctctgggaaggaaaagatgtaGCTAGGAGGCGTCTGGAGAGGGCTGGGGGATGGTGTTGCGGCAGAGTTCTCTGCTCAGGCAGCCGGGATTGATTCGCACAATGATGAGAGGCAGCAGCGGCTTCCCCTGTACCCTGCCTGGCATCTGGtgctctcctgcagctttgCCTCAGCTGCTCTAGTCTCCTAGTGTCCTTGGGCTCTGTAGCCTGTGCCTCCTTCTCCTGCGTGGAGAGGTGGAAAAAACCACTCTGTGAGGAGAAGGGTGGTGTTCAGTGAGCTTTGGGTCAAAGATCCAGCCCGCCCAGACGCAGAGTAAATAAACATGGCTGAGCTTTGCTGCAGTtggcagaaggagaaggaagcacACGTTCTCCTCAGCTGTTTCAGAGGAATGCCC
The sequence above is drawn from the Numida meleagris isolate 19003 breed g44 Domestic line chromosome 3, NumMel1.0, whole genome shotgun sequence genome and encodes:
- the MRPL2 gene encoding 39S ribosomal protein L2, mitochondrial; this encodes MAAAALCRAFGALAVSAPRAAAARTLVSPPPPFPPGGVLAAVCRGLCGSTPRCTTDPMWKCRVKYTVRPVGMKKTGGRDHTGRIRVRGIGGGHKRRYRMIDFQRLRYNDGTEKVIAVRYDPCRSADIALVAGGSQKRWIIATENMQPGDLIKNSSHIGRMAVLANEGDAYPLGALPVGTLICNLESHPGKGAQYIRAAGTCGVLLRKVNGTAIVQLPSKRHMQVLETCVATVGRVSNVDHNKRVIGKAGRNRWLGKRPHTGLWHRKGGWAGRKIKPLPPMKSYVNLPRVTAQQ